The following coding sequences lie in one Sphingopyxis sp. MWB1 genomic window:
- the arsC gene encoding arsenate reductase (glutaredoxin) (This arsenate reductase requires both glutathione and glutaredoxin to convert arsenate to arsenite, after which the efflux transporter formed by ArsA and ArsB can extrude the arsenite from the cell, providing resistance.), which produces MSDFPVTIYHNPDCGTSRNALAMIEAAGYAPEVIEYRRAGWTAEQLEQLCAAMGVRPRALLREKGTPAAELGLVDEDVSDAAMIAAMVAHPILVNRPIVVTPKGVKLCRPSEQVLELLERAPAQFQKEDGEIILPFPGGQ; this is translated from the coding sequence GTGAGCGATTTTCCTGTCACCATCTATCACAACCCCGATTGCGGGACATCGCGCAACGCGCTGGCGATGATCGAGGCCGCGGGATATGCGCCCGAGGTGATTGAGTATCGCCGCGCGGGGTGGACCGCCGAGCAGCTGGAGCAGCTGTGCGCGGCAATGGGCGTGCGCCCGCGCGCCTTGCTGCGCGAAAAGGGGACACCCGCAGCGGAGCTGGGCCTGGTGGATGAGGACGTGTCCGACGCGGCGATGATCGCCGCGATGGTCGCGCATCCTATTTTGGTGAATCGCCCGATCGTCGTGACGCCCAAGGGGGTGAAGCTATGTCGCCCGTCCGAACAGGTGCTGGAATTGCTTGAGCGGGCCCCGGCACAGTTTCAAAAGGAAGATGGCGAGATTATCCTGCCTTTTCCGGGCGGCCAATAA
- the yajC gene encoding preprotein translocase subunit YajC — protein MSMQLLLTQAAGSGGGAAGFLMLVPYLLIFVVFWFFLIRPQQVRMKEHKAKIAAVKPRDQVVTGGGIVGKVTRVDDDFADVEIAQGVKIKVVKATLSDVLQPGGKPAND, from the coding sequence ATGTCGATGCAATTGCTTCTGACCCAGGCGGCCGGATCGGGGGGCGGGGCAGCCGGTTTCCTGATGCTGGTGCCCTATCTGCTGATCTTTGTCGTATTCTGGTTCTTCCTAATTCGCCCGCAGCAGGTGCGGATGAAGGAGCATAAGGCCAAGATTGCGGCGGTGAAGCCGCGCGATCAGGTCGTGACCGGCGGCGGGATCGTCGGCAAGGTCACGCGGGTCGACGATGATTTCGCCGATGTCGAAATTGCGCAGGGCGTGAAGATCAAGGTTGTGAAGGCAACCCTGTCGGACGTTCTGCAGCCCGGCGGCAAGCCCGCCAACGATTGA
- the arsB gene encoding ACR3 family arsenite efflux transporter produces MTLFERYLTLWVALCIVVGIAAGHWLPAIFAAIGAAEIAKVNLPVALLVWLMIIPMLLKIDFAALGKVGRHWRGIGVTLFVNWAVKPFSMALLGAIFIGWLFAPWLPADQISSYIAGLILLAAAPCTAMVFVWSNLCEGEPSYTLSQVALNDVLMLFLFAPLVALLLGVAAIIVPWDTLMLSVLLYIVVPVVLAQMIRRMMLARGGEVALGRLLARLSPLSLAALLATLVLLFGFQGEQIVAQPLIIALLAVPILIQVYFNAGLAYLLNRAVGEAHCVAGPSALIGASNFFELAVAAAISLFGLQSGAALATVVGVLIEVPVMLSVVAIVNRSKGWYERGRAVAARQGAGAEGEARL; encoded by the coding sequence CTGTGCATCGTCGTCGGGATTGCCGCGGGGCATTGGCTGCCCGCCATTTTTGCCGCCATTGGCGCGGCGGAAATTGCCAAGGTCAATCTGCCGGTCGCGCTGCTGGTCTGGCTGATGATCATTCCCATGCTGCTCAAGATCGATTTTGCCGCGCTGGGCAAGGTGGGGCGGCATTGGCGCGGAATTGGCGTGACGCTGTTCGTCAATTGGGCGGTGAAGCCCTTTTCCATGGCGCTGCTCGGGGCGATTTTCATCGGCTGGCTGTTCGCGCCATGGCTGCCGGCGGACCAGATATCCTCCTATATCGCCGGGCTGATCCTGCTGGCGGCGGCGCCGTGCACGGCGATGGTCTTTGTGTGGTCGAACCTGTGCGAGGGCGAGCCGAGCTATACGCTGAGCCAGGTGGCGCTCAACGATGTGCTGATGCTGTTCCTGTTTGCGCCGCTGGTTGCGCTGCTCTTGGGTGTGGCGGCGATCATTGTGCCGTGGGACACGCTGATGCTGTCGGTGCTGCTTTATATTGTCGTGCCGGTGGTGCTGGCGCAGATGATTCGGCGCATGATGCTGGCGCGTGGCGGGGAGGTGGCGCTCGGCCGCCTGCTGGCGCGGCTGTCGCCCCTGTCACTCGCCGCCTTGCTTGCGACCCTGGTGCTGCTTTTCGGCTTTCAGGGCGAGCAGATTGTCGCGCAGCCGCTGATTATCGCGCTGCTGGCGGTGCCGATATTGATCCAGGTCTATTTCAACGCCGGGCTCGCCTATCTGCTCAATCGCGCGGTGGGGGAGGCGCATTGCGTCGCCGGACCATCGGCACTGATCGGCGCGAGCAATTTCTTTGAACTGGCGGTCGCGGCGGCGATCAGCCTGTTTGGCCTGCAATCAGGTGCGGCGCTGGCGACGGTGGTGGGCGTGTTGATCGAGGTGCCCGTGATGCTGTCGGTCGTCGCGATCGTTAACCGGTCCAAGGGCTGGTATGAACGCGGACGCGCGGTGGCGGCGCGGCAGGGCGCGGGCGCCGAAGGGGAGGCAAGGCTGTGA